Proteins co-encoded in one Actinomadura luteofluorescens genomic window:
- a CDS encoding ornithine cyclodeaminase family protein — protein sequence MLHRRATGPESGAEMSAAGIPYFTAADIHASTTPAMAVTAIEDALRSGLDPKDDLVRTTTGLRHGQFLLMPSEAGDSAGVKIASVAPGNPRRGLPRIQALYVLFDAATLTPRALLDGTALTTLRTPAVSFAAVRSAVSRLGHAPRILLFGAGPQGRAHVDALRSLLGPEAVAHVTYVVRNPDRVDRSTVRAAPVIRAGAHHGAVAEADLIVCATSASTPCFDSNQVKDDCVVIAVGSHQPDAREIDSAFVGRAQVVVEDVETATRESGDIVMAIADGVITADRLVAMRDVVDGSRGLEAGRPVLFKSSGMSWEDLIIANAVLEASMRRPQDR from the coding sequence GTGCTCCACCGGCGGGCGACCGGTCCGGAATCCGGCGCCGAGATGAGTGCCGCCGGCATTCCCTACTTCACCGCCGCCGACATCCACGCCTCAACGACGCCGGCCATGGCGGTCACCGCGATCGAAGACGCCCTCCGGTCAGGGCTCGATCCGAAGGACGACCTGGTCCGGACGACCACCGGCCTGAGACACGGCCAGTTCCTGCTGATGCCGTCAGAGGCCGGGGACAGCGCCGGCGTCAAGATAGCGTCCGTCGCCCCCGGCAACCCGCGCCGCGGCCTACCGCGAATACAGGCCCTCTACGTGCTGTTCGACGCCGCGACCCTCACCCCCCGAGCCCTGCTCGACGGGACCGCGCTGACCACACTGCGCACACCGGCCGTGTCCTTCGCGGCGGTTCGGTCCGCCGTCTCGCGTCTGGGTCACGCGCCCCGGATCCTGCTGTTCGGAGCCGGACCGCAGGGGCGGGCGCACGTCGACGCGCTTCGGTCGCTTCTCGGTCCGGAGGCGGTGGCACACGTGACCTACGTGGTTCGGAACCCGGACCGCGTGGACCGGAGCACGGTCCGGGCCGCGCCGGTGATCCGAGCCGGAGCTCATCACGGAGCCGTCGCCGAAGCGGATCTCATCGTCTGCGCGACGAGCGCGTCCACGCCCTGCTTCGACTCGAACCAGGTCAAGGACGACTGCGTCGTGATCGCCGTCGGCTCACACCAGCCGGACGCTCGTGAGATCGACTCCGCGTTCGTCGGTCGTGCGCAGGTCGTGGTCGAGGACGTGGAGACGGCCACCCGTGAGTCGGGTGACATCGTCATGGCCATCGCCGATGGCGTGATCACTGCCGATCGGCTCGTCGCCATGCGCGACGTCGTGGACGGATCACGCGGGCTCGAGGCGGGCCGCCCGGTGCTGTTCAAGAGTTCCGGGATGTCGTGGGAGGACCTGATCATCGCGAACGCGGTCCTGGAAGCCTCCATGCGACGGCCGCAGGACCGCTGA
- a CDS encoding CoA-acylating methylmalonate-semialdehyde dehydrogenase, which yields MTKEITHWAGGTEFTGTPELWADVTNPATGRVTGRVALASEPDVQFVVDAAKKAFTTWAGVSLARRTQILFSFRELLNSRKSELAALITAEHGKVFSDALGEISRGQEVVEFACGIAHLLRGGHSENASTGVDVHSTRAPLGVVGIISPFNFPAMVPMWFFPIAIAAGNTVVLKPSEKDPSAALWIADLWREAGLPDGVFNVLQGGKTAVDGLLHSPDVAAISFVGSTPVAQYVYEEASRRGKRVQALGGAKNHMVVLPGADLGLAADAAVNAGYGSAGERCMAISVLVALEPIADELVVQIAERIRTLRIGDGRRDSANTIDMGPLVTKAHRDRVAGFVTSGERAGAEPVIDGRDVQAHGEEGGFWLGPTLFDHVTPDMEIYREEIFGPVLCVVRVSSYDEAVALINANQYGNGAAIFTNDGGAARRFANDVHVGMIGVNIPIPVPVAYYSFGGWKRSLFGDTHAHGTEGVHFFTRAKVVTSRWIDPSVRSGGGLELGFPQNA from the coding sequence ATGACCAAAGAGATCACGCACTGGGCCGGCGGCACCGAGTTCACCGGGACCCCGGAACTGTGGGCCGATGTCACCAACCCCGCCACCGGACGCGTCACCGGACGCGTCGCGCTGGCCAGCGAACCCGACGTCCAGTTCGTCGTCGACGCGGCCAAGAAGGCCTTCACGACCTGGGCGGGCGTCTCCCTGGCCCGCCGCACCCAGATCCTGTTCTCGTTCCGTGAGCTGCTCAACAGCCGCAAGAGCGAGCTCGCGGCGCTGATCACCGCCGAGCACGGCAAGGTGTTCTCCGACGCGCTCGGCGAGATCTCCCGCGGCCAGGAGGTCGTCGAGTTCGCCTGCGGCATCGCTCACCTGCTCAGGGGCGGTCACTCCGAGAACGCCTCCACAGGCGTCGACGTGCACTCCACACGCGCCCCGCTCGGTGTGGTCGGCATCATCAGCCCGTTCAACTTTCCCGCCATGGTCCCGATGTGGTTCTTCCCCATCGCGATCGCCGCGGGCAACACCGTTGTCCTCAAGCCCAGCGAGAAGGACCCCTCCGCCGCGCTCTGGATCGCCGACCTCTGGCGGGAGGCCGGGCTCCCCGACGGTGTCTTCAACGTGCTCCAGGGCGGTAAGACCGCCGTCGACGGGCTGCTGCACAGCCCCGACGTCGCCGCGATCAGCTTCGTCGGCTCCACTCCGGTCGCACAGTACGTCTACGAGGAGGCCAGTCGGCGCGGGAAGCGAGTGCAGGCCCTCGGCGGCGCGAAGAACCACATGGTCGTGCTGCCCGGCGCCGACCTCGGCCTCGCCGCCGACGCGGCGGTCAACGCCGGGTACGGCAGCGCCGGCGAGCGTTGCATGGCGATCAGCGTGCTGGTCGCCCTTGAGCCGATCGCCGACGAGCTCGTCGTCCAGATCGCCGAGCGCATCCGGACGCTGCGCATCGGCGACGGTCGCCGTGACAGCGCCAACACGATCGATATGGGCCCCCTCGTCACCAAGGCCCACCGCGACAGGGTCGCGGGCTTCGTGACCTCGGGCGAGAGGGCCGGCGCCGAACCGGTCATCGACGGCCGCGATGTCCAAGCCCATGGCGAAGAGGGCGGCTTCTGGCTCGGCCCGACCTTGTTCGACCACGTCACGCCCGATATGGAGATCTACCGTGAGGAGATCTTCGGGCCGGTCCTGTGCGTCGTGCGAGTCTCCTCCTACGACGAGGCCGTCGCGCTCATCAACGCCAACCAGTACGGAAACGGCGCCGCGATCTTCACCAACGACGGCGGCGCCGCCCGCCGCTTCGCGAACGACGTCCACGTCGGCATGATCGGGGTCAACATCCCCATTCCGGTACCGGTCGCCTACTACTCCTTCGGCGGCTGGAAGCGCTCGCTGTTCGGCGACACCCACGCCCACGGCACCGAGGGGGTCCACTTCTTCACCCGCGCCAAGGTCGTCACCTCCCGCTGGATCGACCCGTCCGTCCGCTCAGGAGGCGGGCTCGAACTAGGGTTCCCGCAGAATGCCTGA
- a CDS encoding carbon-nitrogen hydrolase family protein, whose amino-acid sequence MVRVAVAQFAPGTDKDENLAAIGGLVAEAAGQGARVVVLPEFAMFTAPKMDRRFVDSAEALDGPFVAGLGGLARRHGVHVVAGVNERLDDPGRISNTLVAVAPAGDVVAEYRKIHLYDAFGYEESALVRPGEIGEPRTFAVDGVTFGMQTCYDVRFPEVTRRIVDAGADVLALPAEWVPGPLKEDHWRTLVRARAIENTIYVAAADQCAPTGAGNSMVVDPMGVVVAALGEGTGVVSGDVSPERVKAVRAKNPALDLRRFTVTEAGRPSA is encoded by the coding sequence ATGGTGCGGGTCGCGGTGGCGCAGTTCGCGCCCGGAACCGACAAGGACGAGAACCTGGCGGCGATCGGCGGGCTGGTCGCCGAGGCGGCCGGGCAGGGCGCGCGGGTCGTGGTGCTGCCCGAGTTCGCGATGTTCACCGCACCGAAGATGGACCGGCGGTTCGTCGACTCGGCCGAGGCCCTCGACGGCCCGTTCGTGGCGGGGCTCGGCGGCCTGGCCCGGCGCCACGGCGTCCACGTCGTCGCGGGCGTGAACGAGCGGCTGGACGATCCCGGCCGCATCTCCAACACCCTCGTCGCCGTCGCCCCCGCCGGGGACGTCGTCGCCGAGTACCGCAAGATCCACCTGTACGACGCGTTCGGGTACGAGGAGTCGGCGCTGGTGCGCCCCGGCGAGATCGGCGAGCCGCGCACGTTCGCCGTCGACGGCGTCACGTTCGGCATGCAGACCTGCTACGACGTCCGGTTCCCGGAGGTGACGCGGCGGATCGTGGACGCCGGCGCCGACGTCCTGGCGCTGCCCGCCGAATGGGTGCCGGGGCCGCTCAAGGAGGACCACTGGCGGACGCTGGTGCGGGCCCGCGCGATCGAGAACACCATCTACGTGGCGGCCGCCGACCAGTGCGCCCCGACCGGCGCCGGAAACAGCATGGTCGTCGACCCGATGGGCGTCGTCGTGGCGGCGCTGGGGGAGGGGACCGGGGTCGTGTCCGGCGACGTCTCGCCCGAGCGCGTCAAGGCCGTCCGCGCGAAGAACCCGGCGCTCGACCTGCGCCGCTTCACCGTCACCGAAGCCGGCCGTCCGTCAGCGTGA
- a CDS encoding DEAD/DEAH box helicase, with protein sequence MSLIDELPSGNDTDADSLFEAFERWVSGRGITLYPAQEEALIEVVSGANVILSTPTGSGKSLVAAGALFAGLGRDQVGFYTAPIKALVSEKFFDLCEMFGRDNVGMMTGDASVNADAPIICCTAEVLANIALRDGKDADIGVVVMDEFHFYAEPERGWAWQIPLLELPQTQFLLMSATLGDVAFFQKDLTRRTGRPTALVTSAERPVPLIYDYRVTPLHETIEELLAEQKAPIYLVHFTQAAAIERAQALMSINVCTKAEKARIAELIGNFRFTTKFGRNLSRFVRHGIGVHHAGMLPKYRRLVERLAQAGLLKVICGTDTLGVGVNVPIRTVVFTALSKYDGHRVRRLRAREFHQIAGRAGRAGFDTVGFVVAQAPEHVVENEKALAKAGDDPKKRRKVQRKKPPEGFVGWDEDVFKKLQEAEPEMLRSRFQVSHAMLLSVIARPGNAFQAMKRLLTDNHEEPAARRRHISRAIAIYRSLLAGGIVEVLPEPDDAGRYARITVDLQEDFALNQALSTFALAAFEILDPASPSYALDVLSVIEATLEDPRQILAAQVNRARGEAVQEMKAEGIEYEERMELLQDVDHPKPLEDVLGAAYEVYRAGHPWVGDHPLRPKSVVRDMYERAMTFTEYIGYYELARGEGLVLRYLSGAYKALQQTVPESIKTDDLIDLIEWLGELVRQVDSSLLDEWEQLANPAAEDLDEPIEERVTKVTANARAFRVLVRNAMFRRVELAALERYGELGGLDPDFGADAWAEAMDRYFEEHDELLTGADARGPKLLQIEEVPQDALWRVRQVFDDPEGHHDWGVSAEVDLAGSDQEGEAVVRVTGVDRM encoded by the coding sequence GTGAGCCTTATCGATGAGCTTCCCTCCGGAAACGACACCGACGCCGACTCGCTGTTCGAGGCGTTCGAACGGTGGGTGTCGGGGCGCGGGATCACGCTGTACCCCGCCCAGGAGGAGGCGCTCATCGAGGTGGTCTCCGGCGCGAACGTGATCCTGTCGACGCCGACCGGGTCGGGCAAGAGCCTGGTGGCGGCGGGGGCGCTGTTCGCGGGCCTCGGCCGTGACCAGGTCGGGTTCTACACGGCGCCGATCAAGGCGCTGGTGTCGGAGAAGTTCTTCGACCTGTGCGAGATGTTCGGGCGCGACAACGTCGGGATGATGACCGGCGACGCCAGCGTGAACGCGGACGCGCCGATCATCTGCTGCACGGCGGAGGTGCTGGCGAACATCGCCCTCAGGGACGGCAAGGACGCCGACATCGGCGTGGTCGTGATGGACGAGTTCCACTTCTACGCCGAACCCGAGCGGGGCTGGGCGTGGCAGATACCGCTGCTGGAACTGCCGCAGACCCAGTTCCTGCTCATGTCGGCCACCCTCGGGGACGTCGCGTTCTTCCAGAAGGACCTGACGCGGCGGACGGGGCGGCCGACCGCCCTGGTGACGTCGGCGGAGCGGCCCGTGCCCCTCATCTACGACTACCGGGTGACGCCGCTGCACGAGACGATCGAGGAGCTGCTGGCCGAGCAGAAGGCGCCGATCTACCTGGTGCACTTCACGCAGGCGGCGGCGATCGAGCGGGCGCAGGCGCTGATGAGCATCAACGTGTGCACCAAGGCGGAGAAGGCGCGGATCGCCGAGCTGATCGGCAACTTCCGGTTCACCACGAAGTTCGGGCGCAACCTGTCGCGGTTCGTCCGGCACGGCATCGGGGTCCACCACGCCGGGATGCTGCCCAAGTACCGGCGGCTGGTGGAGCGGCTCGCGCAGGCCGGGCTGCTGAAGGTCATCTGCGGGACCGACACCCTGGGGGTCGGGGTGAACGTCCCCATCAGGACGGTCGTGTTCACCGCGCTCAGCAAGTACGACGGGCACCGGGTGCGGCGGCTCAGGGCGCGGGAGTTCCACCAGATCGCCGGGCGGGCGGGGCGGGCCGGTTTCGACACGGTCGGGTTCGTCGTCGCGCAGGCGCCCGAGCACGTGGTGGAGAACGAGAAGGCGCTGGCCAAGGCCGGGGACGACCCGAAGAAGCGGCGGAAGGTCCAGCGCAAGAAGCCGCCGGAGGGGTTCGTCGGCTGGGACGAGGACGTCTTCAAGAAGCTGCAGGAGGCCGAGCCGGAGATGCTCCGGTCCCGGTTCCAGGTCAGCCACGCGATGCTGCTGTCGGTGATCGCGCGGCCGGGCAACGCGTTCCAGGCCATGAAGCGGCTGCTGACCGACAACCACGAGGAGCCCGCGGCGCGGCGCAGGCACATCTCCCGCGCCATCGCGATCTACCGGTCGCTGCTCGCGGGCGGCATCGTCGAGGTGCTGCCGGAGCCGGACGACGCCGGCCGGTACGCGCGCATCACCGTCGACCTCCAGGAGGACTTCGCGCTCAACCAGGCGCTGTCGACGTTCGCGCTCGCGGCCTTCGAGATCCTCGACCCGGCGTCGCCGTCGTACGCGCTGGACGTGCTGTCGGTGATCGAGGCGACGCTGGAGGACCCGCGGCAGATCCTGGCCGCGCAGGTCAACCGGGCGCGGGGCGAGGCCGTCCAGGAGATGAAGGCCGAGGGCATCGAGTACGAGGAGCGGATGGAACTGCTCCAGGACGTCGACCACCCGAAGCCGCTGGAGGACGTACTCGGCGCCGCCTACGAGGTCTACCGGGCCGGGCACCCCTGGGTCGGCGACCACCCGCTGCGCCCGAAGTCCGTCGTGCGCGACATGTACGAGCGGGCGATGACGTTCACCGAGTACATCGGGTACTACGAGCTGGCGCGGGGCGAGGGGCTCGTCCTGCGGTACCTGTCGGGGGCCTACAAGGCGCTGCAGCAGACCGTCCCGGAGTCGATCAAGACCGACGACCTGATCGACCTGATCGAGTGGCTGGGCGAGCTGGTCCGGCAGGTCGACTCCAGCCTGCTGGACGAGTGGGAGCAGCTCGCCAACCCCGCCGCCGAGGACCTGGACGAGCCGATCGAGGAGCGCGTCACCAAGGTCACCGCGAACGCGCGGGCGTTCCGGGTGCTGGTGCGCAACGCGATGTTCCGCCGGGTGGAGCTGGCGGCGCTGGAGCGCTACGGCGAGCTGGGCGGGCTGGACCCCGACTTCGGCGCCGACGCGTGGGCGGAGGCGATGGACCGCTACTTCGAGGAGCACGACGAGCTGCTCACCGGGGCCGACGCGCGGGGGCCGAAGCTGCTGCAGATCGAGGAGGTCCCGCAGGACGCGCTGTGGCGCGTCCGGCAGGTGTTCGACGATCCCGAGGGGCATCACGACTGGGGCGTCAGCGCCGAGGTCGACCTCGCGGGTTCCGACCAGGAGGGCGAGGCCGTCGTCCGGGTGACCGGCGTCGACCGGATGTAG
- a CDS encoding HD domain-containing protein, with amino-acid sequence MEIPGVDEIRALHERYAPGAEAFEAVWTHCVIVSEIAERVMDGAGLAVDADLVRAGCLLHDLGVYRLFGPSGTIDYSGYVRHGVLGHEILREEGFPEEICRFCSCHTGVGLSRDDIARQRLPVPAGDYVAVTGEERLVMYADKFHSKTDPPTFVSAATYAGRVRRFGEEKVPVFEAMRESFGEPDLRPLMDRYGHGLV; translated from the coding sequence GTGGAGATACCTGGGGTCGACGAGATCCGGGCCCTGCACGAGCGGTACGCGCCAGGGGCCGAGGCGTTCGAGGCCGTGTGGACGCACTGCGTCATCGTGTCCGAGATCGCCGAGCGCGTCATGGACGGGGCGGGGCTCGCGGTCGACGCCGATCTCGTGCGGGCCGGGTGCCTGCTGCACGACCTCGGCGTCTACCGGCTCTTCGGCCCGTCCGGGACGATCGACTACAGCGGCTACGTCCGGCACGGGGTGCTCGGTCACGAGATCCTCCGGGAGGAGGGGTTCCCGGAGGAGATCTGCCGCTTCTGCTCGTGCCACACCGGGGTAGGGCTTTCCCGCGACGACATCGCGCGGCAGCGGCTTCCCGTCCCGGCCGGCGACTACGTGGCCGTGACCGGCGAAGAGCGGCTCGTGATGTACGCCGACAAGTTCCACAGCAAGACCGATCCGCCGACCTTCGTGTCCGCCGCCACCTACGCCGGCCGCGTCCGGCGGTTCGGGGAGGAGAAGGTCCCCGTCTTCGAGGCGATGCGGGAGTCCTTCGGAGAGCCCGACCTCCGGCCCCTCATGGACAGGTACGGCCACGGGCTGGTCTAG